The stretch of DNA CATGCTgcaaagaaaaactctatttgtAAGGAAGTACATGAAGCAAAAAGTAGGATAGCACATAACTAAAATACTATGTTGACCGATGACCCCCAAattaacaagaaataaaaaccaGGTCAAGTCTATGACCCCAAAGCAATCTCCATGAAAAAAACAGCCATTCCTACTTCCTCTTTCTGATACACACACCACAGTTTAATAGCAAGAATGATCCTTATCACTATCCCAGCTTGCCTTCCAATATACATTTAAGATATTCTCATGTCAATTTCAAATAAGCAGACTCCTCAATCTCCCTCGGAACTCATAAAACAAGATGACCACaacttgatttttcaaaataaaaatataatgttataGTACATGCGTATTGATGTCCCTAAAAGTTATTAATAGAGACCCACAATCAGATTTGCTGCCAGCTATACATTAAAACTAGCGAGTATCCCATTgcattaattctaaaataaattgcaacgtagtttttaaaaatattggttTCCATGATTGCATCGTCATCAAAATTAAAAGGAGAGACAAAATTCTATTTGGAAAATGCATGCTACATGGAATTGCATGCTAGATGAAGGGCTTGCCAACACCATATTACATACTAGGATGGTGTATGATAGCCAAcagttttgagagagagagagagagagtttaaagCTCGTTGCCATTTCCAAAATCTCCTAAAGCAATCTACTCCTGTCTAGAATAATGAATTCTGGTAACAGGTAATATCAAATAGTGCAAAggctcaattttcttttcaatataacaactttttggaaagaaaaaaaaaaacacgtagCTGCTGCCATTAACAAGACCCCTAAAATCATCAGAAAAAAGATATCCACAGATGAGTTATATTAAAGGAGGATAGGTATGCCTCATATTAGCCCCTTTGAACAGCTTCTGATCTGAAAGTCGTTATTTCTTCATTGTACTTCTATTCTTTTTTCCTATTAATAAGTTTCATTGTACTTCTATTTGTTGagatattctaatatatttattgatttatCTGATACAAgaactcattttataaatattttatatgaataaaataagcaattcaaTCATCATAACCAAGGATGGATGTACAGACTTTTCTTTGGAGTTTTTAAAGCAAATTTTTGTAGGACATTGAGATCTACACTAAATAACTGGGGGACAATGGGGGGCTCTTCCCCTTCATTCCCCCGCAAAGTTCAAATGTAACATCTTTCCCTCATGCCCCGATGGCCAAAATATGGGATATTTAGATTTGCAAAGCATAATGAGATCAGGACATTTCTGCAGCAAAAGGAATACCAACAATTATAAATTTTCCCAGGAAAATACAATGAACTATTCCACATTGGCTGCTTAAGGAATCCTTAATTACTTCAATGCAGCGTTCCAGATTGAGCATGTTAACACGTCCACAAAAGCCCAAATCCCACGCAATTGCAATTAGCATCTCCCAAAAATACAGCAGAAAGAAACAGGAGAAGAAGGAAGCAGTAACTAAAGCTCACCTAGACTGGACATCCTCCTTTCCCCGCAGTCGCTTCATGAGACAGGATATGCCGGCATTGACACCTGTTATCACAGCAAAGTTGCGAGCTTGTGCCAATGGACCCCCAGCTAGAGCCTTTAATCAAAGTAAATGGTTTCCAATATAATAGAGGAACCCATATCAATGCCaatgaataattaaattttatgtctTACAAGTAACTAGAAACTTGTTATTCGTGTACAaaattgttaaagacccaaccattgatccaaaagccctACAACTAttggatactaatttagttaagtTTTTAACTCTCAGGATCATAACATTCCACCACACTTCTAAATCCGATGTCCACGACGGCCCACTCTATCGACACTAACCTAGTAGTAGCCCTTTCCCTTTTGATGGCTTCActcatctatcagtattcaatAACTTAACACCATACCCATACATAGTACCAAGGCATTTTAATCCAATCTATAGGTCGTCTTTTCTGTGACTTGAACTCGTGACGTGATAACCTGGTTCTAATAAtcaattgttaaagacccaatcattgatccaaaagccctAGAACTGTTGGATGCTAATTTAGTTAAGCTTTTAACTCTCAGTATCATAGCAAAAACCACAGTTCATAACATGGCCAAAACCATCTAACCCCAACgacaaaaaagaaatccaagATTTTCAATACACACCAACTATTTAAACTATAATCGTTCGGTGTCCTTTAATTTTACCCTAATCTACCAGGTCAATAGCAATATTTTacacatctaaaaaaaaactaaatttatatgAGAAAGCGAAATAATGATAAGGGTAACAGAGGAAATGGAAGAAGAGCAAAGCGAACCTGGGCTTGCTGGAAAGAGGCCATGGCTTGGGGATTGGCCTGGGGAGGAGGAGTTGGGAGAGGGGAAGACTTGTCGTTGGTAAGAGTGCCCATGAGAGCACCTATGGCAGCGCCCTGAGCGGAGCTGGTGAGGGTGACCATAGCCACCTCCACTGGCAGAGACTGCTTCGACAACCAAGCCTTGAAGCCAGTCTCCAACTCCTTGAAGCGCGCCTGTATCTGCTCTATTGGGTTCTGCTGGGGAATCAGCTTCACCGCCATCACACCCTGCTTTCCTTGCTCCATTGTAGggtgatttttctttctttcttcctcgtATTATCGTACATATAATTTGGTTCAGCTGCTTTTGGTGCCGCTGCTCTCTGCAGACTCTCTCTCTGTTGTGGATAAAGCATATACCGTAACAGTAGGGCTTCgtctatatatatgaaaatttcacgttttctcataaaaatttcacctccaaagataagaaaaatattatatattctttataaaaacttaatgattatcatttattttttaaaaatttcaataatatattttaataaatttaataagatATAGtgtaactttttaataatttgaggtaattttcaaaattaataattgataatataaaaaaagaaattatgaattGAATAATGAATGGTAGTTGAGATTGCAATCACTGGGTATAACTGATTCGATTTggtccggttttagacaaaTTTTAGAACCGAATCGATATATATcgattttacattttcaagaaccgatATCGCACCAGTTACTTTCTTAAACCGATACTTTCGATTTTACTGATTATGTgcggtttttcgatttttaatatatattaaatctctaatctcttatatttatatatttgttaatatatatatatctaaatattagtaatacactaatactattagtatataacaaTACTATTGATATAGTactattattatatgttaatgataatatactaattaatatactaatatatattagtattactaatatatttattaaaaagaatatatttaaaatttattaatccataaacagaattgTTACGTACAACCGCGGTGAGAAACCGCGATGTAATCGGATGACATCAgatgatttaaatataatataaaaaaaaaacagacaaaagaaacaagaagagaAAGTGTTCTCGAGTCTTCCATGGCCAAACCAGCTAATTTTCTCTCCAACAATTTATAAAACACTTTGCATGCATTCTTAACCCCCCATCGCAGCTGCTCTTCTGCATTTACATCATTTCTTCCTTGATACAACCAAGCCAATAGCAAGTTTCTAAGACtccaaatacaagaaaatgcATCACCTCTCCTTGGCGGCCAAGTAGTGCCTCGTCGAGTATCCTCGTGCTGCTTCCTCGCCCTCCCCGAGAACAGTAATTTAATCGAACTTCTCATGTTTGAACCAAGATTGTGAAGAAGTCTTCACGCCAGGTGATTGAGAGGTACTAATCTCGGACGACCTTGGACTTCCACACCAACAAGAAGATCTTGGAGGAGGTCGCCATCATCCCCTCAAAGAGGTTCCGCAATAAGATTGCTGGCTTCTCTACCCACCTGATGAAGTGGTTTCATAAGGGTCCAGTGCGTGGCATTTCACTAAAGCTACAAGAAGAAGAGCGGGAGCGTCGTATGGACTTTGTTCCAGATGAGTCTGCTATTAAGACTGATGAAATTAAGGTTGATAAGGAGACCCTTGATATGCTTGCTGCTCTTGGTATGTCTGATATTCCTAGGCTTGTTGAAGCCGAGCTACAACCTGTTGTTCCTACACAGGTGTTTAGTCGTGCTGCAGGTGGTGCTCCTAGGAGGTACTGAGATAGTTGAGTCTCTGTTCTTTTAAGAATCAATATCTTAACTTTTATTGAAGTACTGGATTCTTTTTGGTTAGTTTTGATGTTTTGTGATATTGACGAGGTATTCGGATTGTTAGTTTTGGTCATAattgagtgtttagatgtttTTGAAATACAAGAAAGTGAGTGAACTGGTTCTAGAACCCAAACTCAAATTCTCCAAAACTCTCCAGCCCACACtctaatacttttttttctttgttgtgtgAATTGTGAGTGTTTAgcacgatgaagaagaagcttgTGATGCGGAACAGTGAGCGTGGCGTTGTTACCGTCCATGAGGAGTACTAAGGAACGCTTGcgtaaaacaaaaatgagaggaaaatcaataaattaactAAATCAATTcgttagattaaaaaatttctcTATTTCTCCAAAACaatttctcaacaaccaaacaatgGGCGGCCCCcaaaattttagattaaaaaataaaaaagaacaaacttGTGAAGCGGTCGAGTTCCCTGGCAAACTTGAGGGCCTGGAGTGATTTCAGAACAATGGGCCATAGTATTTAAGCATCCGACAGAGGCAAGGCGTCATGGTATTTGTGCTTCCGTTCGAGCAAAAGACTCATCTCCAGAGTTTAGTAAAGGAATGATTAGTGTCTTCGAGCGAGAGGGAAACATCTGACGGAGAcgaagatggagatggagggaaggagaaatgaaatttcgagagagagaaagagagagggggggggggggggaacggaatggagaggaagatgacgtaaaaaaatgaaacgaacGGCATGGATAAGCCGGTTGCACGCCGGTTATATCAGGCGGTTGcatctataatttttcattataatatatcttctttataaaaatttaaatgatttgttaaaaaaaaatatttattttttaaaaatcaataagatatttaataaatttactaCTTTTGCAATCACCATGAtcaaacaattataatattatcttcTTTATAAAAGtctaaatgaaaattatttattttttaaaattttaataagatatttaataaatttactaaGATATATTGAAACGTTTTAATTCAtggtataaaaaattatgaatgg from Juglans microcarpa x Juglans regia isolate MS1-56 chromosome 3S, Jm3101_v1.0, whole genome shotgun sequence encodes:
- the LOC121257797 gene encoding chloroplastic import inner membrane translocase subunit HP30-2-like isoform X1, which codes for MEQGKQGVMAVKLIPQQNPIEQIQARFKELETGFKAWLSKQSLPVEVAMVTLTSSAQGAAIGALMGTLTNDKSSPLPTPPPQANPQAMASFQQAQALAGGPLAQARNFAVITGVNAGISCLMKRLRGKEDVQSSMVAAFGSGAMFSLVSGMGAPNQPANAITSGLFFALVQGGLFKLGEKFSKPPPAEDVFYDKTRSMLYKLGLQDYEKNFRKGLLTDSTLPLLTDSALRDVRIPPGPRLLILDHVQRDPEIKDRQGNVR
- the LOC121257797 gene encoding chloroplastic import inner membrane translocase subunit HP30-2-like isoform X2, with amino-acid sequence MEQGKQGVMAVKLIPQQNPIEQIQARFKELETGFKAWLSKQSLPVEVAMVTLTSSAQGAAIGALMGTLTNDKSSPLPTPPPQANPQAMASFQQAQALAGGPLAQARNFAVITGVNAGISCLMKRLRGKEDVQSSMVAAFGSGAMFSLVSGMGAPNQPANAITSGLFFALVQGGLFKLGEKFSKPPAEDVFYDKTRSMLYKLGLQDYEKNFRKGLLTDSTLPLLTDSAL